TGTCGGAGCGGCCCTCGCGGTGGCGTTGGTGGTCGCGTCGGTGCGCGGGTATCGGGCGTCCGCGCTCGCGCCATTGCTGATCCTCGCCGCGGGCGGGCCGTTGCTGGTGGCGACCGCACCCGGCCCGTGGCGGCTGACCGTCGGGATGGCGGTCAGCGTGGCCGCGACCGTACGCGTGCTGGCCACGGTGGATTCGCTGGTGCGACAACAGGTTCCGGACTCCGCGGTGCGCACCTACAGTGCGGTGACCGCCCTCGCGTTCGCCGGTGGCGCGGCGGCCGGGCTGGGAGCGGTCGCTGGTCTTTCGCGGTGGTGGGGGACCGGGACCGCGCTGACCCTGGCGAGCATTCCGGTGCTGGCGGCCGCGGTGCTCACCACCCGCTTGATCCCGCACCCCGGATCGGTGCCGGCCGCGCGGACCGCCACCGTTCTGCCGATCGAAGGAGGCGCACGATGAAATGCGTAGTCACGCGGGGGCGGATCGCGCTCGCGTTCGCCGCGGCGGCGGCCGTGTCCGCCCTGGCCGGACCGGTGTCGCCTGCCTTGGCCGACGAGCCCGCGGCTTTGCAGATCAGCGCGACCACCGATCTGCGCGACGGTCAGCGGGTCACGGTGAGCGGCAGCGGCTTTCAGGCCGGACTCGCGGCCGTGGCGGTGGGACTGTGCAAGCAGGGCTTCACCAACGGCCTGCACGACTGCGACCTCGACGGCGGCGCCACCTTCGTCAATATCGCCGGCGACGGCACCTTCAAAACCCTGACCCTGACGCTGCATCCGCGGTTCAAGGAGATCGACTGCCTGCGTCAGCAATGCGTGGTGGCCGCCGCGCCGCTGCCGGGCACCGAACCGGCGGCGGTGATCGCCGCCAATTCCGCCGCCACACCCATGGCGTTTGCGGGTGCGCAGCTGGCGCCGGCGACCGCGGTGCCGGTGAGCGTCGCCGCGGCATCCACATCCACCGAGACCCGCGGTCCGTCCGCGGTGCTGTGGTCGGTGACGGCGGGCCTGCTGGTCCTCGTCGCCGGAATCGCCTTCGCCGATCGGCGCAGGCTGTAGTGAATCCCTAGGAGGGGACCATGTTTCGAAGAAGCATCCCATTCGGCGCGATGCTGGCTGGGCTCACGGCCGTCGGCCTGTTCGGCGGGGCGCCCGCCCAGGCGGCCTCGGTGTCGGTGAGCCAGTCCGGTGCGGTCGCGGCCGGGCAGTCGATCAGCGTGTCGGTCAGCGGGCTCGCGCCCG
This sequence is a window from Nocardia yunnanensis. Protein-coding genes within it:
- a CDS encoding neocarzinostatin apoprotein domain-containing protein encodes the protein MKCVVTRGRIALAFAAAAAVSALAGPVSPALADEPAALQISATTDLRDGQRVTVSGSGFQAGLAAVAVGLCKQGFTNGLHDCDLDGGATFVNIAGDGTFKTLTLTLHPRFKEIDCLRQQCVVAAAPLPGTEPAAVIAANSAATPMAFAGAQLAPATAVPVSVAAASTSTETRGPSAVLWSVTAGLLVLVAGIAFADRRRL